The Arachidicoccus terrestris genome includes the window AAGTTTGGATCGCCTATCCAAAATCTTCCAGTAAGATTGTAAGTGATTTGAACCGGGTTGATTGCTGGGAGATTCTGAGCAATAACAGTTACGAAAAATCGACCGAAGAAATCGTATTAGATAATGTCTGGGGAGCAGTTAAATTTAATAAAGTACAGGCAGAGGAACCCGCTGAATCTGCACCTATCGCCACCAAAACACCCCGTGCCAAAGGCTTTGATAAAAAGTTATCCATTATCCCGGCAGAACTGGACGCACTTTTTGTGAAACACAATAAGGCTAAAGAGTTTTTTAGCTCTCTGCCTTCTGCTAATCAAAAAGAATTTGTCACCTGGATTGAAGGAGCAAAACGCAGCGATACCAAACAAAAGCGCCTGGCTTCTACCCTGGAAAAACTGCTGGCAGGTAAGAAAAACCCTATAGAGAAATAGGTGCTGACCAGCCAGATCTGGTACATTGAATATTAAAGAAAAATCGCCGGGCAATAATACTTGTCCGGCGATTTTTCTTTCCATGCAGCCCTGCATGAGCCATCACCTATTTCTTTTTTACGGCTTTTGCTTTAGTTTTTGAAGCAGTATTTTTACCGGACGGAGCCACAGCTTTCTTTTTGGCAGCAGGGACCCCAACAGTTTTTTTCCTGACAGGTGTCGCTTTTAATTCTTCTTCCAGAAATTTAGCCGTAAAACTTTCCTTGCAGTGAATCATTTCTTCCGGGGTACCCTCAAATAAAATCTCGCCGCCCCCTTTTCCTCCTTCAGGGCCTAAATCGACGACATGATCGGCTACTTTGATTACATCCAGGTTATGCTCAATAATCAGCACAGTATTACCTCTGTCAGCCAGTTTATCCATCACATGCATTAGCTGGCGAATATCACTAAAATGCAACCCGGTTGTTGGTTCATCCAGTATGTAAAAAGTCTTACCTGTATCTTTTTTGGCCAGCTCTGTGGCCAGCTTTACACGTTGCGCCTCTCCTCCGCTAAGCGTTACGGCAGACTGTCCAAGGCTGATATAACCTAACCCAACGTCTTGCAAGGTTTTTACCTTTCTATATAAGGAAGGAACCGCCTGAAAAAATTCCACAGCTTCATCTACTGTCATATTCAGGACATCACTGATGGACTTGCCTTTGTAGCGAATCTCAAGGGTTTCCCGATTATAGCGTTTACCTCCACATTTTTCACAAGGCACATACACATCTGGTAGAAAATTCATTTCTATAACACGCATTCCCCCTCCTTCACAAACATCACATCTGCCCCCTCTGACATTAAAAGAGAACCGCCCCGGTGCATAGCCCCGGATCTTGGCTTCAGGTACCGCAGCAAATAACTGTCGGATATCTGTAAAAAAACCGCAATAGGTAGCCGGGTTGCTTCTGGGCGTTCTGCCAATAGGCGACTGGTCAATTTCTATCACCTTATCAATATTTTCCAGCCCCTTGACTGATTTATAAGGAAGAGGCGTCATTTTAGAGTGATAACAATGTTTAGACAAAATAGGATATAATGTCTCATTGATTAAGGTTGATTTACCACTACCGCTGACACCTGTCACAACGATGAGCTTGCCCAGGGGTAATTTCAAATGGACGTTTTTAAGGTTATTGCCACTGGCACCTTTGATCTCAATCCATTTGCCATTACCGGGTCTGCGCATTTCTGGTATTTCGATGGCTTTTTCTCCGTTTAAAAAGCGGGCTGTTTCCGTATGAGCTTTAAGCGCCTCGGAGGGCGTTCCGGAAAACACGATCTCGCCACCGTGGAGACCGGCTCTTGGGCCTATATCCACCAGATAATCAGATGCCAGCATAATATCTTTATCATGTTCTACAACCAGTACACTATTGCCTATATCCCGCAAATGCTGCAATGCCGTAATCAAACGATGATTGTCCCTTTGATGAAGTCCGATAGAAGGCTCATCCAATACATAGGTAATCCCCTGCAATTGAGAGCCAATCTGAGTGGCCAGCCGGATGCGCTGGCTTTCCCCACCGCTTAAACTCCGGCTCGGCCTGTTAAGTGTTAGATAAGTAAGCCCTACATCGAGCAAAAACTGTAGTCTTTCTCTGATTTCCTTTAATATGTCTTTAGCAATAACATTTTGTTTCTTGGAGAGTCGGCTTTCCAGCCCTGTAAACCAGCCGGCAAGCTCCTCGAGATCCATATCACCTAATTGGGCAATATTGTGTTTATCGATCCAGAACCAGAGGCTTTCCTTCCTTAACCGCTGTCCTTCGCACATATTACAAGGACGCAGTTCCATAAAACCGGATACCCAATCCCGGAGATGATCAGAACTACCAGAGGCGGAGAACCATCTTTTTAGCATAGGAACCATTCCTTCGTAACTTCCTGTATACACCTGAGGAATGCTGTCGTCCTGCCCGTCTATTTCAAAAGTTTTTTGTGCGTCACCATCCCCAAACAGCAGTAAATCCAGCTCCTTTTTCGAAAGGCTTTCCAAAGGCTTATCCAATGGGATCTTATGTTTTTTACTAAATTGCACAACCTGTTGATAAACGCTTGCACTCCGCTCCTCTCCCAATGGAGCAAGGCCACCTTTCTTTATACTTAACTTTTTATCCGGCAACATCAATTCTTCGCTAACGGCATAAATCTCTCCCAGCCCCCTGCATTGCGGGCAAGCGCCATAGGGGGAATTAAAAGAAAAAGAATTGGGCGAAGGCTCCTCATA containing:
- a CDS encoding YdeI/OmpD-associated family protein, coding for MSHLDLYEQFQLTNEKNILIQGLPSSIEKQFAKVSFSKNVTPLLRNKKIDFALVFAINHQQLCCILKDVFPALHGNSKVWIAYPKSSSKIVSDLNRVDCWEILSNNSYEKSTEEIVLDNVWGAVKFNKVQAEEPAESAPIATKTPRAKGFDKKLSIIPAELDALFVKHNKAKEFFSSLPSANQKEFVTWIEGAKRSDTKQKRLASTLEKLLAGKKNPIEK
- the uvrA gene encoding excinuclease ABC subunit UvrA, whose protein sequence is MTKRNSRTSAPVKLNNTIGASALQQTIETLDVFGAREHNLKDIDIHIPKNRMVVFTGVSGSGKSSLAFDTIYNEGQRRYMESFSAYARQFMGDMERPDVDKITGLSPVISIEQKTTNKNPRSTVGTVTEVYDFLRLFFARVAEAYSYNTGKKMVKFSEEEIVSDIYLRQKGQKAVILAPVVRGRKGHYRELFEEIRKKGFVKVRVDGEIQDLKPQMQLDRYKIHDVEIVIDRMKITEDMQPRLSSSIQQALKLGKDLVFVLVGDNETLAQYSRQLVCADTGISYEEPSPNSFSFNSPYGACPQCRGLGEIYAVSEELMLPDKKLSIKKGGLAPLGEERSASVYQQVVQFSKKHKIPLDKPLESLSKKELDLLLFGDGDAQKTFEIDGQDDSIPQVYTGSYEGMVPMLKRWFSASGSSDHLRDWVSGFMELRPCNMCEGQRLRKESLWFWIDKHNIAQLGDMDLEELAGWFTGLESRLSKKQNVIAKDILKEIRERLQFLLDVGLTYLTLNRPSRSLSGGESQRIRLATQIGSQLQGITYVLDEPSIGLHQRDNHRLITALQHLRDIGNSVLVVEHDKDIMLASDYLVDIGPRAGLHGGEIVFSGTPSEALKAHTETARFLNGEKAIEIPEMRRPGNGKWIEIKGASGNNLKNVHLKLPLGKLIVVTGVSGSGKSTLINETLYPILSKHCYHSKMTPLPYKSVKGLENIDKVIEIDQSPIGRTPRSNPATYCGFFTDIRQLFAAVPEAKIRGYAPGRFSFNVRGGRCDVCEGGGMRVIEMNFLPDVYVPCEKCGGKRYNRETLEIRYKGKSISDVLNMTVDEAVEFFQAVPSLYRKVKTLQDVGLGYISLGQSAVTLSGGEAQRVKLATELAKKDTGKTFYILDEPTTGLHFSDIRQLMHVMDKLADRGNTVLIIEHNLDVIKVADHVVDLGPEGGKGGGEILFEGTPEEMIHCKESFTAKFLEEELKATPVRKKTVGVPAAKKKAVAPSGKNTASKTKAKAVKKK